The nucleotide sequence gagcgctgttgacACTTACATGAGGTGATAGAATGCAGGGGATAGTGTCTGCAATAAGCCACAAGTAAGGTCTCAGTGCAAGCCAGTGAATAATCCTGGGCTGCTCTGATGCATCTCTCAACAGGGAATTCCAAGCAACATCACAGAGTCCTGGACCTTTACCATCTTCACCATGAAAATACATATGACTTAAGGACACTTAAAGGGAAGGAGAAAATAAAACTCAATAAAAAAAAGGGTGTTGAACAAAAAAATTCTTTGCTGTGCATCAATTTGGCTCTCAATcaacaacagcaatttgcatttgtatagtgtttacgacatagaaaaatgtcccaagatgcttcatagaGAATTAAGGGAAATGGATGGCAAGCCTTTGTgggagttaggagaggtgactgaaagtttagttaaagagatgggttttcagaaggcttGTAGAGGTGGACTGACttagagagggagttccagagtagGATCatgacagctgttggctttgctatCAGTGGCAAGGATGGGGTGGCACCAGGTGATAACGTCAGCTGGAGAgtagaatcaggtgaggagggTGATCCAAGAGGAGCACGCTGCTGAAATAAAGGAGGGCAGTGGGGAGAAAACTGGGCATGATAGTCAAAGGTGGAAGGAGAAGAATGCGAAGCAGTGCCTAAAGGTGACTGATAAAAAGGCAGGGAGGCTAGGGTGCAGGTCATAGTTGATACGTGGACATAAAAAAAAGAGGACTAAGCATAGTAAGGAAGTCAGAGTAAGAATTTGAAGAGTGGAGATAGCCAATCCAGTAGTCGATGCAGTGGAGGTAACAAATCCAATGATATGTGGTTGATACAGGGTCAGCAAGCAAGATTAGAATTCAGAGACAGTGAGGAAGGTTGGAGGAATCAGGGGTCAATGAGGAAAGCTGGAGGAATCTGAAGTCGGCGAGGAAAATCGGAGGTGCCTGGGGGGGTGGCAAAGTGTTGTTGGAGGAGGACATGGTCAGCAGGGAGATTAGAGATGTTGTATAGAGCTAGATCACAGCAGAAACCTTGGGTAGCAGGAGCAGTGGAGAATCCGTGGGTAACAGAAGTACCAGCAGAAATGAAGGTAGTAGTGGGCCACTAAATGCCAAGGGTGGCAGAGGGGAGATTTAGGCAGCCGAGATCATCTGGTCCACTGCCTCAACAGCTTGGATCGCAGGTGCTGGTGGGGGAGAGTTGCCAGGCCAGGCCAAGCGCTGCAAAGAACACTGCAGaagaaaaacagcaataaaacCAATGATCCACTCCAGTTcccagaagagattcactgaatccAATAGGAAGTTTAGCTGGTGAAGAGATTATAGGTAACAACGACTCCAGCAGCAGGTTGGCAAAGGATAATGAAATATACTCCCGAAGCCATGCACAGAAGCAAGCTACGTGATCACCATTTTGGACCCAGAATTGAGTTTAATGTCAGTCAGCTGTAGAATCCGAATCATTAATATATTTGAAATCAATACCCTAGTAGTGTTGTACCTGTGGATGAACAATGCTGTCAGCATCATTCAGACGGATATTGTCATCTATGAAGATGTGCTGTATTCCAGTTTCAGAAGGATCAATCCAAAATGGTTTGCCACCTTGATTTGAGTAGCTATTCCGAGCCCACCTGAAAAAATTGAGAAACATATGAAAGCAgtaggattttaaaaaatcagtgaAGCAATTTTTGGATACTTGGGTTATACTACCGCTTAAGCACAACAACAAAATGGAAACTCAGTCGCAGTTTGGTAcaaaattatttgaagggttCACCACTGTTCCATAAtagcagcaaaattgtaaacaTGCTCTTTATAAATGTGTTTATAATTTTGCTATGAATAGCAAACTGTAGAAATCATTCTCCTCATTTATCTAATTACTTAAACCGGGGCAGAGCTACGGTTGAAggatttgggagggggggggtcgaagTTCAGATTTGGCAGACCTGTCACACCCACAGTGATGTCCTCCAATGCCACATTGCCACTTGTGTCAGATTCAAAATGGCAACACGATCAGGAATTTAAAATTTAAGTGAGAAAATTATTTGGAGTCAATTTGGACGAGTCCTGACATACAGAGTTGACTGACCTCaaagtcatgggggggggggggggtggtcgtgACCCTTACCCCACTGGCTCCACTTTTACATTAGATATTTTCTTTGGGTTTAGCATCACAGACCATTCCCGTAAGTGAGTCCTCACTCCCTACGAACTAGAGTGTGCCTTACTTGCCCAATACTTAGGTAAACGTTGCAAGCACAGGAGCTGAACAGAGAACCATTGCCGCAGTATTTTAGTGAATATACCACATGCCCCCATGTGGCTCCGTTATCTTCAGGAAAGTCAAAGAATAAACACTATCAGGCATCGGCTTAGGCTATAAGCTACTGGACGGATTTGCTGAACAGTAAACAAATAAATGAACCATATTAATAATACAAATGATCGATTTACAATATATACAGAATTTACTTTTTGGAACATCAAGAACAACAAATGCACTTTTCCCTTCCTGGATAccacaatggaaaagaaaacagagcagggtgtaaaatgggtagCTGACATACTGTCACCCATTTCCCACCCAGTGGAAACAGTTAAAATCGATCCCGTTGTTTTAGTCCCTGTTGCTTGGCTAGGGTTGTATAGTATAGATCCTCCCCACTGCTTGTGAACACAGAGAGAAATGGGAGCGACgccactgaacccaagaaaaTATCTGCAGCAGATGCAATTTTTAATACTTACCCTTCATCACTTTGGTCTTCTTGATTTTGTGAAGAAATGCTATTGTAATCCTTATACTAAACATGCAATGGGCAATTAACTTCTAAAACTTACCAGTCAAAATGATCCTGAAAACCTACAATTCCCTCCAATGAAGAGAAGTAATGATACAGAGCTCTAGCACCTGATCGTGTAGAGATCCGTTCAGATCCCGAGGTCAACACAACATCCTTTTTATTACAACGGATTTTGCCTGGTGCTATTCTCAATGGAAgctaaaggggaaaaaaataacatttgttAGCTAAGGtctcacttttttttattattcgttcatgggatgtgggcgtcgctggcaaggtcagcatttattgcccatcccttaattgcccttgagaaggtggtggtgagccaccttcttgacaaccgagtggcttgctaggccatttcagagggcgattaagaatcaaccacattgctgtgggtttggagtcacatataggccaaactgggtaaggacagcaggtttccttcccgaaaggacattagtgaacgagatgggtttttatgacaatctggtaattTCATagccactattactgatagtagtttttttttaaattccagattttatttaattaattgaatttaaattccctagctgccatggtgggatttgaactcatgactccggattattagtccaggcctctagattactagtccagtaacataaacactatgctaccgtaccctgtacCATACTTGAGACTGGAAGAATCCAATGTTCTTAGGTGTTACAAAAATCTAATAGTAGCTCTacacatcaatttttttttaacaaactaAAGGAACaaagcaaaacaaaaacagaaacacACAGTTGGCCAgtctgcatctgtggagaaaacaaaTATTTCAGGTGCAGACTCCTCTTCGGAAAAAGGGTCCGCATcaaaaacattaacttgtctgttctctccgtaaatgctgactgacccactgtttcagatttccagcatctgcagtatttttgttTTCACTTCGAACAAACCAAGTTATTTATAATTGTTATACAGTGtttagacacacccacacacatattcACAAGTTTTAATCTTTCAAGTTATTAATTAAATATGTTTTCCCCTTTCCTCCATTATTCACCCTAAGTTCCATTACGCAGAAAGCATAGGTAAACAACCCATGGCAGGCCCTTCCCAATGTTCCTCTCAAGCCAACTACTAGGAGGTACATGACAGCAGTCTGGGTTGACTTGATTGCTTCCGTGGCTCCCTCTTCCTTCTTGTAGTAAAGCATCTAGTTTCTGATCAGTTCTCCCCAGATGGCAGATCCTGGGAACTCATGTCGCTTGGTCCAGAAAAATATCAGGAGTGATTAAGCACTATTGTTTTACTGGACCACTACTTTATAAATTCTAATGCCCTGTAACTGCGTACATTCCTCTATGTAATGCCTAGTTCCATCCATATAGTTCACTATTAAATACGTGATTTAATTTGTACAGTTTCTCCAAGTATTACACTGGTGTACTTGAAAAGAGGCATCAAAACTACAACTTTGTTACTTGAGTGTTACACTCTAAGTTTCATTTATtgtaagtttaatttattgtatgagtGTGGTATTGTGTCAGGATGAATATGCTATCCCCCATTTATCTAATATATGGAACTGTTGTCAATTTTTGAGTTGGTGTGTAAATATTACATTGAACACTGATTTGATGTGTATTCTCTATGTTTATGCATTTATCTGATGGAGCCTTGAACTTCACTTACGTGTTTCATTTGAAGATGTTGATACTGAGGATGTTGACCTGACAGGGTGACCTGCATTGTCTTCAAAGTTCTAGACAGATCTGTGCCAAAGGTTCGAAGTACTATTGCAAATTCTCTATTTTGTGATGACAAACAGTCAATCAACTCAAAGAATGCTGGCAGGATCCAATGGTACTCTTTCCCATCTTCACCGGTCACAGACAGAAGCTCATCGTGGGGATCCGTCCACTCCATTTTCTGTAGGTGGTCAGTGAAAATCTTTTTAAAGAGGCAACCATCGGTAGTCTCTGTGAAATCCAGCAGCTTCCCAAACTGCGAATAATAGCTCACAGCACCATCACAGGGTGGGTTCAAAGAAGGTACATTGCTCAGCCATTCCCACTTTCCTGAAACAAAATTCACATTTCAATCAGTTTAACCTATATTACATTCCTAGTGCTACTTCCAGATACAGGCTTCAACTTAGTCAGGGGGCCCTTTCATCACCTACACTAGGTAAAAGATACTATGGTTCGCAGGAAGGGATGCATCGTTTCTTCTAAATTTTAGTCGGCacctatttatttttctttctatatACAACTTACCCCGAATAAAACAAGTAACAAGAGAGTTTACGAGCAATCCCCCTTCCTCTTATCCATCACATGTAGCTGTCTACTCTCCCACCCACTGCCAGAAGCCCTTTCTGCTCCTACTGCACTACCAAAAATCTTTTTTGTTCTGATCTTGACCATCAACCTTTTTTCCTTCTAACTATCCATTGCCACCAGGCATCTCTTCTGTCATCCACCCATTGCTTTCATGCATCCCTTTACCATTCTGCCAGCAGCCTCCTCCCTTCCAGTGCATGCTTCTATCTGCAGTCATTTAACTTACTGATCCGTCCACTACCTCTCCTCCCACACATCCTTGTTGCCTtctgcctctcattcctatcttatgttcttatatgagaAACAgggtgagacagacacacaaaaaCAGAGAGTTACAGCTGTATAGTCTGACTATGTCACAGTAAACATATATAGTATTGCAGTACTTTGATTACAGTCAATTACACCAGTTTCACTGTTTTGCCACCAAGATCTTCCACAGCTCCAGACCCAAGATCTCTGGAATTTTGAACCCctaaggatcatagaatcatagaatggttacagagagaaggaggccattgagcccatcgaggccttgctggctctttgtaagaacaatccagttagtcccattcccctgctctttccccatagcctcgcaaattttttcccttcaagtatttatccaattcccttttgaaagccatgattgaatctgcttccaccaacctttcaggagtagcattccagatcaaaactactcgctgcataagaaagtttttccttatgttgcctttggttcttttgccaatcaccttaaatctgtgtcctctggttctcgactcttccgccaatgggaacagtttctctttatttactttatctaaactcgtcatgattttgaacacttctatcaaatctcctcttaactttcactgctctaaggagaacaaccccagcttctccagtctatccatgtaactgaagtccctcatccctggaaccattctagcaaatcttttctgcaccctctctaaggccttcacatcctccctaaagtgcggtgtccagaattggacacaatacttcaactgtggccgaaccaatgttttataaaggttcaacataacttccttgcttttgtactctatgcctctatttataaagcacaggatcccatacgctttttaaccgctttctcaacttgtcctgccaccttcaaagatttgtgcgcatatatggaaggtgtcgtcgacagtgctatcaagtggcacttactcaccaataacctgctcaccgatgctcagtttgggttccgccaggaccactcggctccagacctcattacagccctggtccaaacatggacaaaagagctgaattccagaggtgaggtgagagtgactgcccttgacatcaaggcagcatttgaccgagtgtggcaccaaggagccctagtaaaattgaagtcaatgggaatcagggggaaaactctccagtggctggagtcataccgagcacaaaggaagatggtagtggttgttggaggccaatcatctcagccccaggacattgctgcaggagttcctcagggcattgtccgaggcccaaccatcttcagctgcttcatcaatgaccttccctccatcataaggtcagaaatggggatgttcgctgatgactgcacagtgttcagttccattcgcaacccctcaaataatgaagcagtccgagcctgcatgcagcaagacctggacaacatccaggcttgggctcataagtggcaagtaacattcgcgccagataagtgccaggcaatgaccatctccaacaagagagagtctaaccacctccccttgacattcaacggcattaccatcgccaaatcccccacaatcaacatcctgggggtcaccattgaccagaaacttaactggaccagccatataaatactgtggctacgagagcaggtcagaggctgggtattctgcggtgagcgactcacctcctgactccccaaagcctttccaccatctacaaggcacaagtcaggagtgtgatggaatactctccacttgcctggatgagtgcagctccaacaacactcaagaagctcgacaccatccaagataaagcagcccgcttgattggcaccccatccaccaccctaaaaattcactcccttcactaccggcgcactgtggctgcagtgtgcaccatccacaggatgcactgcagcaactcgccaaggcttcttcgacagcacctcccaaacccgcgacctctaccacctagaaggacaagagcagcaggtacatgggaacaacaccacctgcacgttcccctccaagtcacacaccatcccgacttggaaatatatcgccgttccttcattgtcgctgggtcaaaatcctggaactcccttcctaacagcactgtgggagaaccgtcaccacacggactgcagcggttcaagaaggtggctcaccaccaccttctcaagggcaattagggatgggcaataaatgctggcctcgccagcgacgcccacatcccgtgaacgaaaaaaaatacccccaggtctctctgttcctgcacccccttagaattgtaccatttagtttatattgcctctcttcattcttcctgccaaaatgtatcactttgcacttctctgcattaaatttcatctgccatgtgtccgcccattccaccagcctgtctatgtcctcttgaagtctatcactatcctcctcactgtttactatacttccaagttttgtgtcatctgcaaattttgaaattgtgctctggacacccaagtccaaaccattaatatgtcaaaaaaagcagtggtcctagtaccgacctctggggaacaccactgtattccttcctccagtccaaaaaacaactgttcaccactactctctgttttcagtcacttagccaatttcatatctacTTGTACCTAAGAATGTAACTGAAAATCGAAGTGATCATCAACCAGAAAATAGATCCAAATTAAAATATATCTATAAAACAAAATCCTACATTAAAGAATTTGATACAATTTTTATTCCTTTTGTGAGGCATACAAGAGAAACTCACTAATGGGATAAAAATCACACTAAGCTCTTATCTACAATAGCATTTTTTCAGCCCATTCTTTCAGTCAACTACTTTATTACCTTAAATTCTCTAACTTTCTATTGTTGGTATATTAGCATGCATATTCTACACTACCAGAACAAAACTGATTTTTAAGTAGGGATACACATTGTCCTCCATAAATTTAAAAACTGCAGGCAGCAAAATAACAAGCTACAAAATTGTGCATCTCCCATCCTATGTCACCAAAATGAAAATctgcaaaatattttttcatcacaCAAACCAACTAGACTTGTGTTTCCCTATTTAAATGGTAAGCATAATCTTCTACGGCTGGGAAAGTGTTCAGGATTGATGAGTAATTAAATAATTTTGGGATAATAAATTTTCATTTTGCTGTCTGCATTGTTTAAAGTCAGTTCTT is from Heptranchias perlo isolate sHepPer1 chromosome 17, sHepPer1.hap1, whole genome shotgun sequence and encodes:
- the si:dkey-32e6.3 gene encoding uncharacterized protein si:dkey-32e6.3 isoform X1, producing MALFPADRGIEHVESDSNQMITNIPTPLNCKRSKLIVHLDLNNTVLLSDTVTKQGPRSALSSFLTTVTWGRINQEGKWEWLSNVPSLNPPCDGAVSYYSQFGKLLDFTETTDGCLFKKIFTDHLQKMEWTDPHDELLSVTGEDGKEYHWILPAFFELIDCLSSQNREFAIVLRTFGTDLSRTLKTMQVTLSGQHPQYQHLQMKHLPLRIAPGKIRCNKKDVVLTSGSERISTRSGARALYHYFSSLEGIVGFQDHFDWWARNSYSNQGGKPFWIDPSETGIQHIFIDDNIRLNDADSIVHPQVFVEDGAGTRTVPTSELYDICLVQTDLLGAICDRRYFIKCVQQCEENYSNYTALSQL
- the si:dkey-32e6.3 gene encoding uncharacterized protein si:dkey-32e6.3 isoform X2 — encoded protein: MALFPADRGIEHVESDSNQMITNIPTPLNCKRSKLIVHLDLNNTVLLSDTVTKQGPRSALSSFLTTVTWGRINQEGKWEWLSNVPSLNPPCDGAVSYYSQFGKLLDFTETTDGCLFKKIFTDHLQKMEWTDPHDELLSVTGEDGKEYHWILPAFFELIDCLSSQNREFAIVLRTFGTDLSRTLKTMQVTLSGQHPQYQHLQMKHLPLRIAPGKIRCNKKDVVLTSGSERISTRSGARALYHYFSSLEGIVGFQDHFDWWARNSYSNQGGKPFWIDPSETGIQHIFIDDNIRLNDADSIVHPQCP